TGATATGTAAGCCGATTATTATTAAGCAGTTCCCTGTCGGAACTGTCCACAGAAGGAGTAATTTGAGATGGCAGAAGGTACAGTTAAATGGTTTAATGATGCAAAAGGTTTTGGTTTTATTGAGCAGGATAATGGATCAGACATTTTCGTTCACCACACAGCTATTCAGGCAGAAGGGTTTAAATCCCTTAAAGAAGGTGCACGAGTTAGCTTTGAGGTAGTAGATGGCCCTAAAGGACCAGCTGCCGACAAAGTAGTTCAGCTGTAACACCATCTCTCAGCATTTTAAAAGCCCCGCAATTTGCGGGGCTTTTTCTTTTTAGACCTCCTGCAATCTACCTGCGAAATCAGTCGTTATTTACGACGTTGACCACGTTTGTGCACCCTTATTTATACGAAGGAAATTCATGATCACTGCAACTGACATTGCCTTGTCCTATGGCAAAAGAGTTATTTTTAAAGACGTTAACATAAAGTTCACCCCCGGCAACTGTTACGGCCTTATTGGTGCAAACGGTGCTGGAAAATCGACTTTTCTGAAAATATTGTCGGGTGAAATCAGTCCGGACAAAGGCAGTATCTCTCTTGGGGCACGACAACGGCTTGCTACTCTCAGCCAGGACCAATTCGCCTTTGACGAAGAAACTGTTTTTAACACAGTGATAATGGGCCATAAAAAACTCTATAAACTTATGGCTGAGCGCGAGGCACTCTACGCAAAAGCAGAATTTACAGACGAAGACGGTATTCGATCAGGTGAACTTGAAGCTGAGTTTGGCGAACTGAACGGTTACGAGGCTGAATCTGAGGCGGCGGTTCTTCTTAGCGGCCTTG
This portion of the Desulfobulbaceae bacterium genome encodes:
- a CDS encoding cold-shock protein; its protein translation is MAEGTVKWFNDAKGFGFIEQDNGSDIFVHHTAIQAEGFKSLKEGARVSFEVVDGPKGPAADKVVQL